The Clostridium sporogenes region GTTTTTTCTCGTAAAATTAAGGGTAAATTTTTTAATTCTTCTAAAGTAATACTATCTTTGTTATACCCGTTATTTCCCACCAAAATTAATTCATCTGAGGTTATAAGTTTTGCATCTATACTTTTATCCTTAGGTAGATCTTGAATAATTCCAATATTACTAGAATGATCACATAATTTTTCCATAACCTCGGTAGAATTTAATATTTCCATATCTATGTCCACTTCTTTATTAAACTTTTTAAAAATGTATATGCTGCAAGGTAGTGCATATTCACCCACACTTTTACAAGAGCTTATGATTAATCTAGGTCTAGTCTTTTTTATATTTTTAATATCCCTTTCTATATTGTCTTTCATAGATAGAATAGTATCCGCATAATTGTATATAATTTTACCTTCCTCTGTAGGTCTCACTCCCTTATTACTTCTTATTAATAGATCTGCTCCAATTTCTTTTTCAAGATTTTTAAGTTGCATACTAAGCCCTGGTTGGGTAAGGTGCAGAGCTTCAGCTGCCTTTGATATGCTGTTATATTTTACAGTTATATAAAAAGATTGGAGATATTCAAAATTCATATATGTTCACATCCTTAGAATTAATAATTTTAGATAACTGATATATAAGTAAGTGTTATACAGTATAACACTTACTTATTATAAAATAGGGTGCAATGATATTATAATAAAAATAGGGATTGAGAGAAAATTAACAAACACACTTTATTATTTTCATTATAATCTACATTTGTATAAAAATAAATAGGAAAGAGAGGGGATAAGTATAATCAACATATTTGGAGAAGCAGTAAATTTTTTAAGTACAAATTTATGGAACATTTTTTTGCCCTTTATAATAATAGCAGCTTTATATGTAAATTATAAAAGAAAAAATTTTTTTAATGTAATAAGCAAAAAAGATTCTAGTAAGATAGAGTTTAATAAAGTGAAAAATGCCCTTTCAATTTCATTATCTTCAAAGATTGGGACAGGAGCTGTAATAGGAGTATTAGCTGCCATGTGGAAGACTTCCCAAAATGGTATAGGTGGAGAGGCCGTAGTACTTTGGGTTATTATTGGCATGATTTTACTCATTCCATTAACTTATTCAGAGGTTTTTTTTACTCAATTAATAAATAAAACTCCAAGGAATTTTATAGAACGATATATTAATAAAAAAGTTGCAGCTGTTTATGCAGTATCTTTAGTTATATTATATTCTTTTGGATTTACAGGTTTTCAAATGACAGGAGTTCAAAGTGTAGTTAAAATTTTTGCTAAACAAAATTTCAACTATAACTTTACGACTAAGGGTAGATTAATTTTTATAGTTATACCAATTATATTTATAGTATCTTCTATAGTTTTAACCAAAAGCTATAAACTTTTTATTAATGTATTGGGTTCTCTTGTTTCTTTATTAATTATTTTATATGCAGGATTCTTTTTAGTATTTTTATTTGTAACAAGGAGTTTTATACCAGAGTATTTATGTATAATTTGGAGAGATTTCTTAACCTTTAAGACTGCAGCTACAGGTATTCCTATAGGACTTATTGTGGGATTTCAAAGGATTATCCAAGTAAGTGAAACAGGATTAGGAACCAGTGCTTTAGCTAGTTCAGATATGATAAATTCTCCCAGGAGAGAGGCTATGCTTCAGACCATTGCAACTATTATTACTATATGTAATGCAATTATAATAACGTCCTATGTATTTACTTATGGAAGATATAATCTTAACGGGGTAGTTTTATCAGGAGATGGATTAGATAGAATTGCTAGTTATTTAAACAGCGCTTATGGAGTTACGGGTTTTTTAGGACAAAGTATAATAATTATGTTTTTTTTAACCTGTGGTTTTACTACAGTTTTAAGTTCCTATCATTTTATTAATACAATTATTTATTTTAATGAAAATAAGAGGATAGTATTTTATATATGCTTAATAACAGCTTCAGGACTATTAAGTGTATCAAATTTTGATATGATTTTTGATGCGGTGGATCTATTGATGTTCATTGTAGCCACAATAAACATAACTGCCCTTTGTATATTTGTATCTAAGGATATACAAAATTATAAAATTAAGTGATCAAATAAGTTTTATTTTATAAATACAGCCATTATAAGGGGCTTAATACCTTGTACAATATATTTTAATGGAGGTATAAATTATGAGTAAAAAATATTTAATAATAGGTGGGGTTGCTGGTGGTGCATCTACAGCAGCTAGACTTAGAAGACTTAGTGAGAAAGATCAAATAATAATGTTTGAAAAAGATCCCTATGTATCCTTTTCAAATTGTAGCTTACCTTATCATTTGAGTGGAATTGTAGAGGATTCTAATAGTTTAGTACTTATGACTCCAGAGCAATTTAAAGCTCAATATAATATAGAGGCTAGAGTAAATAATGAAGTTATAAAAATTAATAGAGATAAAAAAGAAGTTATAGTTAGAAATACAATAACAGGAGAAGAATATTCTGAAAATTATGATAAATTAATCTTATCTCCAGGAGCAACGCCAATAATTCCACCAATTAAAGGGATTGAAAATGTAAATGCATTTACAGTAAGAAATGTAATGGATATACAAAGATTAAGTGAAAAAATAAAAAATAAAAAATTTCAAAACATATCTGTTATTGGAGGAGGTTTTATAGGGGTCGAAGTTGCTGAAAATTTAAAAGAAGCAGGAAATAATGTTACCTTAATTGAAGCTATGCCTCATATTATGAAACCCTTTGATTATGATATGGCACAAATTTTACACAAAGAATTTTATGATAATGGTGTAAATTTAATTGTAAAAGATAAAGTTAGTGCTTTTGAAAAAGACACAGTGGTTTTAGAATCTGGAAGAAAAGTACAAGCTGAGGCTGTGATTATGGCCATAGGTGTATCTCCAGATACAAGACTTGCAAAGGCGGCAGAATTAGAAATTGGAGAAACTGGAGCTATAAAAGTAGATCAAAACTATAGAACTAATGATAATGATATATACGCAGTAGGAGATGCTATTGAAGTTTATCATGCCTTAGCTAGAAAAACTACTAAACTACCTTTAGCAGGACCTGCTCAAAAGGAAGCAAGACAGGTGGCAGACCACATTCATGGAAAAGTTGTTAGGAATACAGGCTTTATAGGAAGTTCAGTAATTAAATGTTTTAATTATAATGCGGCAGCCACAGGACTTAATGAAGAAATGATAGAAGCATTGAAATTAGACATAAAATATGAGGTGGCTAAGGTAATACCGGGAGATAAAGTAGGATTAATGCCAGATTGTGAGCCTCTACATTTTAAATTGATTTTCGAAATTCCTACAGGGAAAGTATTAGGAGCACAAGCTATTGGTAAAGGAAACGTGAATAAGAGAATAGATGTAATTGCTACAGCAATTAAATTTGGAGCTACTGTAGATGATTTAAGAGATTTAGAACTATGCTATGCACCACCTTTTGGGACTGCTAAAGATGTAGTAAATTTTGCAGGTTATGTAGCATGCAATTTATTACAGGGTGAATTTAAACAAGTTAGAGAAAAAGATATAAGAAATATTGTAAGAGAAAAGGCTTTAATTATAGATGTAAGAGAGAAACATGAATATGAATTAAGTCATATTATTGGTGCAAAAAATATACCTCTTAGTGAGTTAAGAGATAGAATAAATGAAATACCTAAAGATGAGCCTGTGTATTTACATTGTAGAAGTGCTCAAAGAAGCTATAACGCATTAAAGGCTCTTAAAAATTTAGGTTATGAAAATATTTATAATGTTTCTGGTGGATTTTTAGGAATTTCTTTTTATGAATACTTTAATGATATAACTACTGAAAGAGAAAAAATTCTTACAGATTATAACTTTTTATAAAATTAGAAATTGAGTAATTTAGCTTATTTAAATAATTATAAGGATTCTATGGTTCAAAGGGAGTTTTTATTTCAATTGAACCATAGCAATTCTTAACTAGCCTATTAGTTATAACAATGAATTAAATT contains the following coding sequences:
- a CDS encoding LysR family transcriptional regulator; its protein translation is MNFEYLQSFYITVKYNSISKAAEALHLTQPGLSMQLKNLEKEIGADLLIRSNKGVRPTEEGKIIYNYADTILSMKDNIERDIKNIKKTRPRLIISSCKSVGEYALPCSIYIFKKFNKEVDIDMEILNSTEVMEKLCDHSSNIGIIQDLPKDKSIDAKLITSDELILVGNNGYNKDSITLEELKNLPLILREKTSNATYLVKKALSEKGISIEDLNIVYNLNSPEAIKSSICAGKGFAFLPKLTVKKELKKESIKHINLENIDIKFNYYVIFRKNYVFTKYEKMFVDFIISRKRGFC
- a CDS encoding alanine:cation symporter family protein gives rise to the protein MPFIIIAALYVNYKRKNFFNVISKKDSSKIEFNKVKNALSISLSSKIGTGAVIGVLAAMWKTSQNGIGGEAVVLWVIIGMILLIPLTYSEVFFTQLINKTPRNFIERYINKKVAAVYAVSLVILYSFGFTGFQMTGVQSVVKIFAKQNFNYNFTTKGRLIFIVIPIIFIVSSIVLTKSYKLFINVLGSLVSLLIILYAGFFLVFLFVTRSFIPEYLCIIWRDFLTFKTAATGIPIGLIVGFQRIIQVSETGLGTSALASSDMINSPRREAMLQTIATIITICNAIIITSYVFTYGRYNLNGVVLSGDGLDRIASYLNSAYGVTGFLGQSIIIMFFLTCGFTTVLSSYHFINTIIYFNENKRIVFYICLITASGLLSVSNFDMIFDAVDLLMFIVATINITALCIFVSKDIQNYKIK
- a CDS encoding FAD-dependent oxidoreductase; amino-acid sequence: MSKKYLIIGGVAGGASTAARLRRLSEKDQIIMFEKDPYVSFSNCSLPYHLSGIVEDSNSLVLMTPEQFKAQYNIEARVNNEVIKINRDKKEVIVRNTITGEEYSENYDKLILSPGATPIIPPIKGIENVNAFTVRNVMDIQRLSEKIKNKKFQNISVIGGGFIGVEVAENLKEAGNNVTLIEAMPHIMKPFDYDMAQILHKEFYDNGVNLIVKDKVSAFEKDTVVLESGRKVQAEAVIMAIGVSPDTRLAKAAELEIGETGAIKVDQNYRTNDNDIYAVGDAIEVYHALARKTTKLPLAGPAQKEARQVADHIHGKVVRNTGFIGSSVIKCFNYNAAATGLNEEMIEALKLDIKYEVAKVIPGDKVGLMPDCEPLHFKLIFEIPTGKVLGAQAIGKGNVNKRIDVIATAIKFGATVDDLRDLELCYAPPFGTAKDVVNFAGYVACNLLQGEFKQVREKDIRNIVREKALIIDVREKHEYELSHIIGAKNIPLSELRDRINEIPKDEPVYLHCRSAQRSYNALKALKNLGYENIYNVSGGFLGISFYEYFNDITTEREKILTDYNFL